Proteins encoded by one window of Primulina huaijiensis isolate GDHJ02 chromosome 1, ASM1229523v2, whole genome shotgun sequence:
- the LOC140987734 gene encoding subtilisin-like protease SBT2.4 isoform X1 yields the protein MKEVINMLSPKKHRVQFLVFFVIKYMMSSCMSEEREIYLVLMEGEPVAFHGAVEQDKVGKRTVYDSEASIAHAKHLVDTHDQFLQRALDEGSYNKLYSFKNVVNGFAVHTTTSQVEKFKNSVEVKLVEKDRGAKLMTSYTPEFLGLPAVWSQEGGNKNGGEGIVIGFVDTGINPLHPSFVYESLDPFTSNISHFSGTCEGGPLFPETSCNGKIISARFFDAGARASVTLNASVDIQSPFDAEGHGSHVASTAAGNFGVPVVVDGFFYGRASGMAPRARIAVYKAVYPTVGTLTDVLAAIDQAIFDGVDILTLSVGPDVPPEDTLTFLSMFEIFMLYAHKAGVFVVQAAGNQGPRPYSVISYSPWVVGVAACTTDRTYPGTLVLGNGQKVGGIGLSGPSFGDGLLQYKLVLAKDAVKVNGTFPMTPRYVEECQYPEALDPTVVRGSVVICTFSAGFYNNSSTLEAIIETAKVLGFMGFVLVANPSYGDFIAQPIPFSVPGILIPRISDSKIISRYYEQQTQRDDKRHAVRYSGRAAISEGRIATYIERAPVVSRFSSRGPDYMDQRKNPADVLKPDILAPGNQIWAAWSPMSVHNPILSGNSFALISGTSMATPHIAGIAALIKEANSAWTPSMIASAMSTTAIKYDNQGEPIMAEGFAPYTLYPAAPFGFGAGLVDPIRALDPGLVFATGFEDYLSFLCSLPNADPSAVKIATGGSCGQSFVNPSDLNQPSVTITALSGKRTANRVVKNVASKPETYLSAVLVPKGVRISIDPPWFTIAPGGTQNLEVRLVVTRVLEDFSFGEIVLTGSMNHILSRRRYTCLTLKIWVEDNIEIENPSRPRQI from the exons ATGAAAGAAGTGATAAATATGTTGTCCCCGAAGAAGCACAGAGTACAATTTCTGGTATTCTTTGTCATTAAATATATGATGAGCTCGTGTATGTCTGAAGAACGAGAAATCTATTTGGTTTTAATGGAAGGTGAACCAGTTGCATTCCATGGAGCTGTAGAGCAGGATAAAGTGGGCAAAAGAACTGTTTACGACAG TGAAGCTTCCATTGCTCATGCAAAGCACTTGGTAGACACCCACGACCAATTTCTGCAAAGAGCTCTCGATGAAGGTAGCTACAACAAGCTTTACAGCTTCAAAAATGTCGTCAATGGATTCGCAGTGCACACAACCACTTCTCAG GTAGAGAAGTTCAAGAATTCAGTTGAAGTGAAGCTGGTCGAAAAAGATAGGGGAGCTAAACTAATGACAAGTTATACCCCAGAATTTTTAGGGTTACCAGCAGTTTGGAGTCAAGAAGGAGGAAATAAAAATGGTGGTGAAGGAATAGTGATTGGTTTTGTGGATACAGGCATAAATCCTTTACACCCCAGCTTTGTGTACGAATCCTTGGATCCCTTCACATCaaatatttctcatttttctgGAACTTGTGAGGGAGGCCCTTTATTTCCTGAGACTTCTTGCAACGGTAAGATCATTTCAGCTCGGTTTTTTGATGCTGGGGCGCGAGCATCGGTGACTCTTAATGCTTCTGTTGATATTCAATCACCCTTTGATGCAGAAGGACATGGAag TCATGTTGCTTCAACTGCAGCTGGGAATTTCGGTGTCCCGGTGGTTGTGGATGGATTCTTTTATGGTAGAGCCAGTGGAATGGCTCCAAGAGCAAG gATTGCTGTTTATAAAGCTGTTTATCCAACAGTGGGAACTTTAACAGATGTATTAGCAGCGATTGATCAA GCAATATTTGACGGGGTAGATATCTTAACACTGTCCGTAGGACCAGATGTACCACCAGAGGACACACTCACATTCCTGAGCATGTTTGAAATATTCATGTTGTATGCACACAAGGCCGGAGTTTTTGTGGTTCAGGCAGCAGGCAATCAGGGTCCCCGCCCTTATTCAGTCATCTCATACAGCCCTTGGGTCGTTGGCGTTGCTGCTTGCACGACAGACAGAACTTACCCTGGGACTCTTGTCCTTGGCAATGGTCAAAAAGTCGGTGGCATTGGATTATCAG GTCCAAGTTTTGGAGATGGCTTGCTTCAATATAAGTTGGTGCTGGCTAAAGATGCGGTAAAGGTGAATGGAACGTTTCCTATGACTCCTCGGTATGTAGAGGAATGCCAATATCCAGAGGCACTGGATCCTACAGTGGTGCGAGGCAGTGTGGTCATCTGCACGTTTTCAGCTGGTTTCTACAATAATTCTTCAACTCTAGAAGCCATTATTGAAACAGCAAAGGTTCTTGGATTCATGGGATTTGTCCTCGTGGCAAATCCGAGTTATGGAGACTTTATAGCTCAGCCTATTCCCTTCTCAGTTCCTGGCATACTAATCCCACGAATAAGTGATTCTAAG ATTATATCTCGATATTATGAGCAGCAGACTCAAAGAGACGATAAAAGGCATGCTGTAAGATACAGTGGCAGGGCAGCCATAAGTGAGGGAAGAATTGCTACTTACATAGAAAGAGCACCAGTCGTCAGTAGATTCTCTTCAAGAGGTCCTGATTATATGGACCAAAGAAAGAACCCGGCTGATGTGCTTAAGCCAGATATTTTAGCTCCTGGAAACCAAATTTGGGCAGCTTGGAGCCCCATGAGTGTTCACAATCCTATCCTATCTg GCAACAGTTTTGCTCTAATATCAGGAACAAGTATGGCAACTCCCCACATTGCAGGCATAGCTGCACTTATTAAGGAAGCAAATTCGGCATGGACTCCTTCCATGATTGCTTCGGCCATGTCCACCACCGCCATCAAGTACGATAACCAAGGGGAACCAATAATGGCCGAAGGTTTTGCCCCCTACACGTTATACCCAGCCGCACCATTTGGTTTTGGGGCCGGCCTAGTTGATCCCATTCGTGCCTTGGACCCAGGACTGGTCTTTGCTACTG GATTTGAAGACTACCTCAGTTTTTTGTGCTCTCTTCCAAACGCCGATCCGTCGGCAGTTAAAATCGCCACTGGAGGCTCATGTGGCCAAAGTTTTGTCAACCCGTCTGACCTGAACCAACCTTCGGTGACAATTACAGCACTTTCTGGAAAACGAACTGCGAATAGAGTCGTCAAGAATGTTGCAAGCAAACCGGAGACATACCTGTCAGCGGTGCTCGTACCAAAGGGAGTGAGAATAAGTATTGATCCACCCTGGTTCACCATAGCTCCCGGAGGGACTCAAAACTTAGAAGTCAGACTCGTTGTTACCAGGGTACTTGAGGACTTTAGTTTTGGGGAAATTGTTCTAACAGGAAGCATGAATCACATT CTGAGTAGGAGGCGCTACACTTGTTTAACGCTGAAGATTTGGGTGGAGGACAATATTGAAATTGAGAACCCCTCGAGACCAAGGCAAATATGA
- the LOC140987734 gene encoding subtilisin-like protease SBT2.4 isoform X2, protein MKEVINMLSPKKHRVQFLVFFVIKYMMSSCMSEEREIYLVLMEGEPVAFHGAVEQDKVGKRTVYDSEASIAHAKHLVDTHDQFLQRALDEGSYNKLYSFKNVVNGFAVHTTTSQVEKFKNSVEVKLVEKDRGAKLMTSYTPEFLGLPAVWSQEGGNKNGGEGIVIGFVDTGINPLHPSFVYESLDPFTSNISHFSGTCEGGPLFPETSCNGKIISARFFDAGARASVTLNASVDIQSPFDAEGHGSHVASTAAGNFGVPVVVDGFFYGRASGMAPRARIAVYKAVYPTVGTLTDVLAAIDQAIFDGVDILTLSVGPDVPPEDTLTFLSMFEIFMLYAHKAGVFVVQAAGNQGPRPYSVISYSPWVVGVAACTTDRTYPGTLVLGNGQKVGGIGLSGPSFGDGLLQYKLVLAKDAVKVNGTFPMTPRYVEECQYPEALDPTVVRGSVVICTFSAGFYNNSSTLEAIIETAKVLGFMGFVLVANPSYGDFIAQPIPFSVPGILIPRISDSKIISRYYEQQTQRDDKRHAVRYSGRAAISEGRIATYIERAPVVSRFSSRGPDYMDQRKNPADVLKPDILAPGNQIWAAWSPMSVHNPILSGNSFALISGTSMATPHIAGIAALIKEANSAWTPSMIASAMSTTAIKYDNQGEPIMAEGFAPYTLYPAAPFGFGAGLVDPIRALDPGLVFATGFEDYLSFLCSLPNADPSAVKIATGGSCGQSFVNPSDLNQPSVTITALSGKRTANRVVKNVASKPETYLSAVLVPKGVRISIDPPWFTIAPGGTQNLEVRLVVTRVLEDFSFGEIVLTGSMNHIVRIPLSVLPVSV, encoded by the exons ATGAAAGAAGTGATAAATATGTTGTCCCCGAAGAAGCACAGAGTACAATTTCTGGTATTCTTTGTCATTAAATATATGATGAGCTCGTGTATGTCTGAAGAACGAGAAATCTATTTGGTTTTAATGGAAGGTGAACCAGTTGCATTCCATGGAGCTGTAGAGCAGGATAAAGTGGGCAAAAGAACTGTTTACGACAG TGAAGCTTCCATTGCTCATGCAAAGCACTTGGTAGACACCCACGACCAATTTCTGCAAAGAGCTCTCGATGAAGGTAGCTACAACAAGCTTTACAGCTTCAAAAATGTCGTCAATGGATTCGCAGTGCACACAACCACTTCTCAG GTAGAGAAGTTCAAGAATTCAGTTGAAGTGAAGCTGGTCGAAAAAGATAGGGGAGCTAAACTAATGACAAGTTATACCCCAGAATTTTTAGGGTTACCAGCAGTTTGGAGTCAAGAAGGAGGAAATAAAAATGGTGGTGAAGGAATAGTGATTGGTTTTGTGGATACAGGCATAAATCCTTTACACCCCAGCTTTGTGTACGAATCCTTGGATCCCTTCACATCaaatatttctcatttttctgGAACTTGTGAGGGAGGCCCTTTATTTCCTGAGACTTCTTGCAACGGTAAGATCATTTCAGCTCGGTTTTTTGATGCTGGGGCGCGAGCATCGGTGACTCTTAATGCTTCTGTTGATATTCAATCACCCTTTGATGCAGAAGGACATGGAag TCATGTTGCTTCAACTGCAGCTGGGAATTTCGGTGTCCCGGTGGTTGTGGATGGATTCTTTTATGGTAGAGCCAGTGGAATGGCTCCAAGAGCAAG gATTGCTGTTTATAAAGCTGTTTATCCAACAGTGGGAACTTTAACAGATGTATTAGCAGCGATTGATCAA GCAATATTTGACGGGGTAGATATCTTAACACTGTCCGTAGGACCAGATGTACCACCAGAGGACACACTCACATTCCTGAGCATGTTTGAAATATTCATGTTGTATGCACACAAGGCCGGAGTTTTTGTGGTTCAGGCAGCAGGCAATCAGGGTCCCCGCCCTTATTCAGTCATCTCATACAGCCCTTGGGTCGTTGGCGTTGCTGCTTGCACGACAGACAGAACTTACCCTGGGACTCTTGTCCTTGGCAATGGTCAAAAAGTCGGTGGCATTGGATTATCAG GTCCAAGTTTTGGAGATGGCTTGCTTCAATATAAGTTGGTGCTGGCTAAAGATGCGGTAAAGGTGAATGGAACGTTTCCTATGACTCCTCGGTATGTAGAGGAATGCCAATATCCAGAGGCACTGGATCCTACAGTGGTGCGAGGCAGTGTGGTCATCTGCACGTTTTCAGCTGGTTTCTACAATAATTCTTCAACTCTAGAAGCCATTATTGAAACAGCAAAGGTTCTTGGATTCATGGGATTTGTCCTCGTGGCAAATCCGAGTTATGGAGACTTTATAGCTCAGCCTATTCCCTTCTCAGTTCCTGGCATACTAATCCCACGAATAAGTGATTCTAAG ATTATATCTCGATATTATGAGCAGCAGACTCAAAGAGACGATAAAAGGCATGCTGTAAGATACAGTGGCAGGGCAGCCATAAGTGAGGGAAGAATTGCTACTTACATAGAAAGAGCACCAGTCGTCAGTAGATTCTCTTCAAGAGGTCCTGATTATATGGACCAAAGAAAGAACCCGGCTGATGTGCTTAAGCCAGATATTTTAGCTCCTGGAAACCAAATTTGGGCAGCTTGGAGCCCCATGAGTGTTCACAATCCTATCCTATCTg GCAACAGTTTTGCTCTAATATCAGGAACAAGTATGGCAACTCCCCACATTGCAGGCATAGCTGCACTTATTAAGGAAGCAAATTCGGCATGGACTCCTTCCATGATTGCTTCGGCCATGTCCACCACCGCCATCAAGTACGATAACCAAGGGGAACCAATAATGGCCGAAGGTTTTGCCCCCTACACGTTATACCCAGCCGCACCATTTGGTTTTGGGGCCGGCCTAGTTGATCCCATTCGTGCCTTGGACCCAGGACTGGTCTTTGCTACTG GATTTGAAGACTACCTCAGTTTTTTGTGCTCTCTTCCAAACGCCGATCCGTCGGCAGTTAAAATCGCCACTGGAGGCTCATGTGGCCAAAGTTTTGTCAACCCGTCTGACCTGAACCAACCTTCGGTGACAATTACAGCACTTTCTGGAAAACGAACTGCGAATAGAGTCGTCAAGAATGTTGCAAGCAAACCGGAGACATACCTGTCAGCGGTGCTCGTACCAAAGGGAGTGAGAATAAGTATTGATCCACCCTGGTTCACCATAGCTCCCGGAGGGACTCAAAACTTAGAAGTCAGACTCGTTGTTACCAGGGTACTTGAGGACTTTAGTTTTGGGGAAATTGTTCTAACAGGAAGCATGAATCACATTGTAAGGATTCCTTTGTCTGTTTTACCTGTTTCAGTCTaa
- the LOC140987855 gene encoding uncharacterized protein, whose amino-acid sequence MEEPECPLQILTPCSGRRQCSTDSNSPEFEFWMIRNPSFPQPNLLSADELFSDGFLLPLHKLNLSKDPPPPLPDHVPGAESLTVESTDQLSASPRLTSSKRWTDIFKKSSRSSTNASADGNGKEKGIDDYSKEKRREKNNGVSASNGFSASELNINIWPFSRSRSAGNDGTRPRSAAAARKVSSAPCSRSNSAGESKSRKWPSSPSRAGGVHLGRSSPVWQVRRGGSGGSVAGNARSSDSFMKSSQNGIRKDGNDSRRQTPAARPVVGVDKARVLSFNVPTCIGYRHHLSCRTDGKNAQGVAAATGVGVTADISGEGVRGNNVFNIRSLFAKKVH is encoded by the coding sequence ATGGAAGAACCAGAGTGCCCCCTTCAAATTCTTACACCATGTAGCGGAAGAAGACAATGCAGTACTGATTCAAACTCACCTGAATTTGAGTTTTGGATGATTCGAAACCCATCCTTTCCTCAGCCTAATCTCCTCTCTGCCGATGAACTTTTCTCCGACGGCTTCCTCCTCCCCCTACACAAGCTTAACCTCTCCAAAGATCCTCCGCCGCCGCTACCCGATCATGTCCCGGGGGCAGAATCTTTGACTGTTGAATCGACTGATCAGTTGTCAGCATCTCCCAGGTTGACTTCTTCGAAACGTTGGACGGATATATTCAAGAAAAGCTCACGCTCATCGACTAATGCTAGCGCAGATGGTAATGGCAAAGAGAAGGGTATTGATGATTACAGTAAGGAGAAGAGGAGAGAGAAGAATAATGGTGTTAGCGCGAGTAATGGGTTCAGTGCTTCGGAGCTAAACATAAACATCTGGCCGTTCTCAAGGAGTAGGTCTGCCGGGAACGACGGAACCAGGCCTCGATCTGCGGCGGCGGCTCGGAAAGTGAGTAGCGCTCCGTGCTCCAGGAGTAACTCAGCAGGTGAGTCAAAGTCTAGGAAGTGGCCCAGTAGCCCTAGCAGAGCCGGTGGTGTTCACTTGGGGAGGAGCAGTCCTGTTTGGCAGGTTCGCCGGGGTGGATCTGGTGGCAGCGTCGCTGGAAATGCGCGGAGTTCAGACTCATTCATGAAGAGTTCTCAAAATGGTATCAGAAAAGATGGGAATGACAGTCGCCGGCAGACACCTGCCGCTCGGCCCGTCGTCGGAGTCGATAAAGCTAGAGTGTTAAGTTTCAATGTCCCTACATGTATCGGCTACCGGCATCATTTGAGCTGCAGAACTGACGGAAAAAACGCTCAAGGTGTAGCCGCCGCAACCGGTGTTGGTGTCACCGCCGACATCTCCGGTGAAGGGGTACGTGGCAATAATGTATTCAATATCCGAAGCCTCTTTGCAAAGAAAGTACATTGA